The proteins below are encoded in one region of Tissierellales bacterium:
- a CDS encoding uracil-DNA glycosylase, giving the protein MYTLDSLEQICHGCRKCKLGETRNQLVFGKGKEDADMMLIGEGPGYNEDQQGIPFVGVAGQLLDKILAAIELSKEEVYIANIVKCRPPNNRNPLKEEEDSCLPYLRWQVKIVEPQIIVCLGAVASKRLIDENFRITREHGKWFKKGNYWMIATYHPAALLRDESKKRDAWDDWKVIKAKYDELKGEII; this is encoded by the coding sequence ATGTACACGTTAGATTCACTTGAACAGATATGCCATGGCTGCCGAAAGTGTAAACTAGGAGAAACTAGAAATCAATTGGTATTTGGAAAAGGTAAAGAAGATGCTGATATGATGCTTATTGGCGAAGGTCCGGGCTATAATGAAGATCAGCAGGGAATACCGTTTGTAGGAGTTGCAGGTCAATTACTAGATAAAATATTGGCAGCTATAGAACTTAGTAAAGAGGAAGTTTATATAGCAAATATAGTTAAATGTAGGCCGCCGAATAATAGAAATCCACTTAAAGAAGAGGAAGACTCGTGCTTGCCATATTTGAGATGGCAAGTTAAAATTGTAGAGCCCCAAATTATAGTGTGTTTGGGTGCAGTAGCATCTAAGCGATTGATTGATGAAAATTTTAGAATAACTAGAGAGCATGGAAAATGGTTTAAAAAAGGGAATTATTGGATGATTGCAACCTATCACCCAGCAGCACTTTTAAGAGATGAATCTAAAAAAAGAGATGCATGGGATGACTGGAAGGTAATAAAAGCAAAATATGATGAACTTAAGGGGGAAATAATTTGA
- a CDS encoding uracil-DNA glycosylase: MNKEFVERLKKHFPDKKLVFGDGEKSTKILLIGEAPGEQEAKQGKPFVGKAGKNLDEFISILKLQRKDLYITNVVKFRPTKLSVKTGKPINRPPKKDEISSFKPYLIEEIETIKPKVIVTLGNTPLKALLGDKVNIGQCHGEIQTLDLNGIEFDLMPLYHPAAIIYNQSLKEIYANDLERLRTFLEENLI; the protein is encoded by the coding sequence TTGAATAAAGAATTTGTAGAACGATTAAAAAAACACTTTCCTGACAAAAAATTGGTTTTTGGAGATGGAGAAAAATCAACGAAAATTTTATTGATAGGAGAAGCTCCAGGAGAACAAGAAGCTAAACAAGGAAAACCATTTGTAGGCAAGGCTGGCAAAAATCTAGATGAATTTATATCTATTCTGAAATTACAGAGAAAAGATTTATACATAACAAATGTGGTCAAATTTAGACCAACTAAATTAAGTGTTAAAACTGGGAAACCAATAAACAGACCCCCTAAAAAAGACGAAATAAGTAGTTTTAAACCTTATCTGATAGAAGAAATTGAAACTATTAAACCAAAAGTTATAGTAACACTTGGAAATACTCCGTTAAAAGCACTTTTAGGAGACAAGGTAAATATAGGACAATGTCATGGTGAAATTCAAACATTGGATTTAAATGGAATAGAATTTGACTTGATGCCGCTCTATCATCCAGCAGCTATAATATACAATCAAAGCTTAAAAGAAATATATGCGAATGATTTGGAGCGATTAAGAACATTCTTAGAGGAGAATTTGATATGA